In Apium graveolens cultivar Ventura chromosome 10, ASM990537v1, whole genome shotgun sequence, the following are encoded in one genomic region:
- the LOC141692502 gene encoding wee1-like protein kinase codes for MPRKALKTTKMNTKETKRCKLGLNKGSLAAHLSVQLGQVSLFVRNQQSPTLNLASKSRFQEMIDAEAERLKGDEVEMEAEATGFEFGVGERDEKEFILSQDFFCTPDYITPTEAQIPNTLDYDKENECPKSPEKIKTGKAMKHRQDGALVNVIGSGFSFNRPVLELADNESAIPNSKIVQPMNTDLQKNHGYVSQSAVALRCRVMPPPCMKNPYLMDDLGVDIDPFGSSRSKCEGLFPSAIGGDGLSRYRTDFHEIEQIGYGNFSRVFKALKRIDGCTYAVKHSTRQLQLGTERRKALMEVQALAALGSHENIVGYYTSWFENEKLYIQMELCERSLAINGKSKLYTEGEVLEAMHQIAKALQYIHEKGVAHLDVKPDNIYVKNGKYKLGDFGCATLLDTSLPIEEGDARYMPQEILNEKYDHLDKVDIFSLGATIYELVRGSTLPESGPHFLHLREGKLPLLPGHSVQFQNLLKGMMDPDPVRRPSAKEVVENPLFDRILRTSKTK; via the exons ATGCCGAGAAAAGCCCTAAAAACGACCAAAATGAACACCAAGGAGACTAAGAGGTGTAAATTAGGGCTTAATAAAGGCTCATTAGCGGCGCATTTATCGGTGCAATTAGGTCAAGTTTCGTTGTTTGTGCGTAATCAGCAATCTCCGACGCTTAATTTGGCGAGTAAGTCGCGGTTTCAAGAGATGATTGACGCGGAGGCGGAGAGATTGAAGGGAGATGAGGTGGAGATGGAGGCGGAGGCGACTGGGTTTGAGTTTGGAGTTGGAGAGAGAGATGAGAAGGAGTTTATACTCAGTCAGGATTTTTTTTG TACACCGGATTATATTACTCCGACCGAGGCGCAAATTCCAAATACTTTGGATTATGATAAG GAAAATGAGTGTCCGAAGTCACCGGAGAAAATAAAGACTGGTAAAGCTATGAAACATAGGCAGG ATGGAGCACTGGTAAACGTAATTGGATCTGGATTTTCTTTCAATCGACCAGTATTGGAACTTGCAGATAATGAATCTGCAATTCCAAATAGCAAAATTGTACAACCAATGAATACTGATTTGCAAAAAAACCACGGTTACGTTTCGCAGTCTGCAGTGGCGTTACGTTGTCGAGTGATGCCTCCCCCTTGCATGAAGAATCCTTACCTTATGGATGATTTAGGTGTTGATATAGACCCATTTGGCAGCAGCAGATCTAAATGTGAAG GCCTTTTTCCTTCAGCCATTGGCGGTGACGGTCTTTCACGCTACCGCACAGATTTTCATGAAATAGAG CAAATTGGTTACGGAAACTTTAGCCGAGTTTTTAAAGCTTTGAAGAGAATTGATGGTTGCACTTATGCGGTTAAACATAGCACGAGACAACTACAGCTAGGCACGGAAAG GCGTAAAGCTTTGATGGAAGTTCAAGCCCTGGCTGCTTTAG GATCACATGAAAATATTGTTGGCTATTATACTTCTTGGTTCGAGAATGAGAAGCTCTACATTCAGATGGAACTTTGCGAGCGTAGCCTTGCCATCAATGGAAAATCTAAATTATACACGGAAGGAGAGGTCTTAGAAGCAATGCACCAG ATAGCCAAGGCATTGCAATATATACATGAGAAAGGGGTTGCCCACTTGGATGTGAAGCCTGATAATATTTATGTCAAGAATGGCAAATATAAACTCGGTGATTTTGGATGTGCAACTCTTTTGGACACGAGCCTGCCAATTGAAGAAGGCGATGCGCGTTATATGCCTCAAGAAATACTAAATGAAAAGTATGATCATCTTGATAAGGTCGACATCTTCTCGCTAGGAGCTACTATATATGAGCTTGTTAGAGGGTCAACTTTGCCAGAGTCTGGTCCTCACTTTCTACATCTAAGGGAAGGAAAACTGCCTCTTCTTCCTGGACATAGTGTCCAATTTCAAAATCTACTCAAG GGGATGATGGACCCAGATCCAGTGCGGCGACCTTCTGCAAAAGAAGTAGTTGAAAACCCACTTTTTGATCGAATCCTCAGAACTTCGAAAACCAAGTAA